The Clavelina lepadiformis chromosome 1, kaClaLepa1.1, whole genome shotgun sequence genome segment CCTCTGCGTTGCACGGATAGACCTAAAAAAGAAGACGTACAACGTGGAAGGAGCAAAAAAGTACAGAAAAGTCAACGACGAAATCAAGAGTActataagaagagccaaagaaGATTGGATCGAAGAGAAAtgctaaaacatttaaaataatctgACTAGAAATAATTTAGTAAAGCCTGGAACGAAATGGAAAAAACTTACTAACTCAAAAAACTGTGTACCCGACCATCATACAAGATAAAGCAGGAATTGTTTGTCAGAGCAAAAAAGCATCCAAACAAGATGGACGGAGTATTGCTCACATTTGTTTAACCATAATGTCACAGGACATACGAGCATTTTAGATGTTCCCCATGCAACCAACAAGGGTGCTAACTCCATCCTTCAGGAAGAAGTTGAAGAGGCAGTAAGAGCACTGAAACAAAAGAAGTCACCagcagtgttgtaatgactcgagtcaatgaCTTGATTAGAGTCGACTCGagtcacgtttttaaattacttgacttgactcaagtctCGGAAAGTAACTTGACGCGATTCATTAAATCTTTGTTGTTTATGTATTGACCAACTGAATTGCAGACATTTGATTTCGTTACGAACGATCGGTTAAAGGTATGGCCAATGACATGACTTAATTTaacttgcattatattttaacttaacTTGGCTTGACTTGACCCAATTAGtaatttgactcgacttgactcaagacaacttcccaaatgacttgacttgacttgagtccaaagaaaatgacttggttacagcacTGGTCAACAGGAATGGACAACATCCCTGCAGAATTGCTTAAATCTGGGAGCAAAACAATGATCAGAGCTTTCCTTGTTACCTGCAACAAGATCTGACAGTCGAACATTTGGCCCACATCATCGACGCAGTCGCTTATCATTGCCTTACCATAGACAGGCAGCCTAAAGACATGCCAAAACTATCGTACCATCAGCCTAATTAGCCATTTCAGCAAAGTAATGCTAAAAATTCTGCTGAAAATATTCACAATTTCACAAGCTGAAAATATCATTGCAGAGGAACAAGCGTTTTCCGCTCTAGACGAAGCACAACCGAGCAAATTTGCAATCCCGTAATCATCTGCGAGAGATAGGCCTGCCTTCAATACCAACAAGATTTGTATTATGTCTTCGTGAAATTTAAGAAGACTTTCGAAAAAGTCTGGCAAGCAGTTTTATGCGTAACCAAACTAACCATGAATGTTTACAACATCAACCACAAAATGACCACacagatttttagaaaatcggttttaattgtttgttcgATCAATCAATTTACTCGTCCCTTTGATATCTAAACATTGTAAACATCATTTGAAAGTTCTTGCTTTGAGTTaagaaactttatttcaaaggcaaattttCTAATATGACTGtatattttaaagcaaagtGTTACTGTTAAGGATTTATGATACGTACAGTCCCATCTTGGTTTACAATGGTTATCCATGATTAGGACAAATAAGTCATTTTTAAGTCgctcaaaaattaacaaaaaataattaataaaaccCGCAGGCTAATAATTTCAAGCAATGTCATATCGATCCAATAAACATATACTATATACTCTGTACTAATACCGCCTATTTTTAATGcttgtttgaattttgttgttgaaagcGCTTGGGACCTCAAAACTTGTCATAATCGAGTATTTGCTGGTCTTGTTAACAATGTTACAATTTACCCCAGTAGCTGTTACAACTTACCCCGGCACCGGGGTGTTACGTTGATTgtaacaacaaaatgaaattttttgatcTTATATTACAAACAGGCCACAAATAGAGTAGTTTCAACCTTTTCTTTAATTAATGATAATgatacttttctttaaaaaaatggtttGTCAAATTTGACCAAAGAGTTTCCTCGAAAAAGTAATGTACTAGAAATTCGTTACGACTAACCCGGGTCTTCCCTATTGGCACCTGAAAACTGCTATAGTGCGACTGTATTGGAGAATCATAATTCATTGCCAACAACACACTTGCGATTTTATAAGTATCATGAAAACCTCTGATTTCAACCCATATGGCTGCGCCCGGAGACAGATGTTCTCTACCCCCAGTTACGCTTCTGCCGCTTAGATCATGTAACCCTCAAATTCTTTTGCAGTAACAAAATCTCATTTTTAAGGTAACATGTCCTGctaattttcaatttgaagGTTGTTCATTAACCTTGATATTGTGCGTTAGTGTGTGCTAAGTTCTCCACATAGACATGCTAAGGCGCTATTCCTATGACTCTGAAGTCATTTGTTTTGCGTAATTTTATTGGCCGCCGTAATTGAAGATCAACACTTAATCAAGTCATTAACCATGTTGTGCATCTGCGccatttcactttttgtatCGTTGCGAGAGGTAGATTCTTATTGAGcataattttcactttttgcaCTGTAATAAACGGTCGCGGTATCGTTTAAGTTTTAATACAAGCTCTAGCTTTAGAGTGTTTTGTATACTGAAGCAAGCCGATCACTGTCTTGCTCCCCTTCCTTCGACCACGATCCTTCTAAAAGGAGTCAGGATTTAACCAGGATTCTTTTCATTTCGATCAGTAAGCACACGATTCGCTTTGTAACAAAAAGCTTCAATTGGTAACTCAGACCAAACTCGGAAATTCTCTGCTGTATACATCTACACAACACGTGACTAAATTGCTAAATTATACTTTTTTCAGAGCTATTCTCTTATCCTATCGCCGCCTACTTTTAGCAACGGGCTGCGTGACCCAATAACggtgaaatatttattttgtatatatagGTTATCTTTTAATTCAAATGCGTACGCTACGCATTAAAAAGGCCAAGCAAACGTCaatgaaacataatttaattttaagcgCATAGCGGTATAACACCATATAAGACGAGCAAACTGTTACACTACATGAATAGAATAATTTATGAGCATAACTGCAAAATTGTAGCCTAAATTATAAAGCACGTTACAACACTCTGTATAGCCACAAAGCTTAAGCAAATATAGAATTCAACGATTCAATTCAGATTCAATTCaataaaaactcaaaaaataaatttgaaaacttatGTTAACAGCAAAAACCGTCATCACAAACCAGCAATCAAAATTGAAGTCACTTGACATCTTCTGTGACGTATCTAATAAAGTTAATGTATCAAAATATGACAGATCtcttaaacaaaaatgaatcTATTAGACCTTGGATGGTTATAGGTTCAAGATATCAAGGCCGCTTGCACTATATTAAAACCGTGGTTCATAGGATGATAAAAGTTCTTCCCatcaaaatagaaaataaatatatttaatgtaaaagCAACGACGGCAAACAAGCTTTTGATTAAATATCTATTCAATCCATTTACATAAGCAAATGTACAAAGGAATCACGAACAATGCAATCATTTGAGGAAAAAGCTGAATTTCAAATACTGATTACGTTTCAGATATTTGTCGGATCCAACTGTTAATTTCACCATTTGCGACCTGCACAGAAAACGAGTGAAATGTTAAGATAGGTTAAAAAGCTAATACCCAAAGATCCTACAAAATCATCCGCCCCGAAATTTTCATAGTAAACTACCTTAGTGTAAACACCCGGTCGAGCCTGTTGAGCGCATACTTCTGTTCCATAAGACACTACCCCATGAACGTAGTAATATCCATCGTCGTGTTGGCAAACTAAAGGCCCTCCGCTGTCCCCCTATAACAAATtgattgttattaaaacataaACCTCTACAATAATTGCTGCATTAgcaatacaaaaacattagcgtaaatcacattgcaagagTCCTCGCCAAGTTCTCCACCAGCGCAGAACTTAGGGTCGCCAGGGTTAACAGTTCTAAATAGGTAAGCTTCTACTGCCCCAGGACTTGATGTAAACCTTTGACATATGGCATCAGGAATGATTTTCAGGTTAAGCTGCATTAGTTGGTCTTGTCGCTGGCCGTTTGCAGAAGCTGTAATTCCAAAAAGAATTAGGCCTACtgtgtaaataataattaacataAATGCGACTGTACGGTATAGTGTAAATTGTTAGAAATGAAGTGATATCAACCCTGTGTACAATAGTACATAGGAAAATTACATACGGTAAAAACTTCTCAGAACCTATACTTTTTTATCTGTAATATTTGTATCTAAAGTTAGTTTACGAATGATATTAAACTTACAAGTGAATCCCCAGCCCAGAGTTGCACAGATCGCTCCAGAAAATGTCGGCTTGTTTAAGGCATCTGTTCTTGTTCCATTGGGTACTAGGCAAGCTGGTCTGATGAACTGGTTAAACAGTACAGGCGATTCCATCTGAAAACGATGAAAGCGATGAAAGCgattttgcaataaaagtaCCATGTTAATCACCAAACATTTAATTTCTCCTGCAATCATTCAGAAGGGAAAGAACTACCGCTACACACTGAATAGATTTTATACAATATATTAAATCTGTTTGACTGGagaaaaatgtaacaaagtGTAGTAATGTTTGTGACACAGTTTTCCACCAAATAACTTTAAATGATAAAACTACATTTTACCGTCCTTTCTATGTAGGCTATATCTATCGTGAAACGTAGAATTATTTTAGTTCTTTACGGCACAAATTTATGACAAGTTAACTACCTTTATAAGAGCGATGTCGAAATCGTAGGTATTTGTGTTGTATTGCTGGTAGATCATAATTTCAGAAAGATTCCTTTTAACTTCTCTTCCAGAAGTTACAGTGATGGTATGCTCACCAACTACCACTCCATATAAATTGGGATCAATGCTAACAGTTGATAAATCGTTTTATTCATTTGATAGTAATGCGTTTAGTTGATAAATCGTTTGTAAATGCAGTAggcttaactacaaaatactCAAAGTATTCATttttccacaaaattttgaataaaggTTTTC includes the following:
- the LOC143459898 gene encoding trypsin-4-like, whose amino-acid sequence is MIGTAWVYTGWSVVGGTLFIFGFLFYYELTPPVTTPSTPTTSPVTLDVTEISTFTPDVTLTTKPSFTQCGIPPDELQEQRAANPALSGFLALILDQRIIGGTTAEDGRWPWMVYIHTKVKGEDSNEALFKNGVCGGTLLSSEWILTAAHCFDTIDPNLYGVVVGEHTITVTSGREVKRNLSEIMIYQQYNTNTYDFDIALIKMESPVLFNQFIRPACLVPNGTRTDALNKPTFSGAICATLGWGFTSSANGQRQDQLMQLNLKIIPDAICQRFTSSPGAVEAYLFRTVNPGDPKFCAGGELGEDSCNGDSGGPLVCQHDDGYYYVHGVVSYGTEVCAQQARPGVYTKVANGEINSWIRQISET